CCACACATGGTGAACCCTTTATGGATCATCTCTTCTGcccattttgattttattttcaatttagaTTCAGTAGAAACTCTTGAAATCCAATAAGAATCAGCTGGAATCAAAATCGGCATTGAAGATTGATAGATTTCGAACCATGGATGGATTGCCAAACGTTTCCCACTATTCAATGTTTAAACTTGCTATGTCATCTGGCTACGTAGCTCAGAGGAATGCAGAAGATGAGTATTGAATGGGACTGGGAGAGCTCATCTTCCTGCTCTTAAGGCTTGTAAAAGGTTATCTCATGATCAATGCTCTCAGAGCTACCGCTTCATTCATTCACGGTGGAGTCACTTCACCTTACATTCGACGATCAAATGGGAAAGGGGTTTCCACAGCTTCCAGAAATGACTCCCCCGAAGACAATCTCCGCTCCTTCTTTGTCAGCCAAAGGGATAGGAGACAGCCCACCACTGGGACCTCCTTCGAGTACGCATTGGTCTCCGCACTTAAATCCTGTTCCACCCTGTTTGGAATCTTCCAGGGCGAGCAGCTCCATTCTCTCGCGCTGAAATCCGGCCTTGACTCCAACATCTTCATCTATAACAGTTTCATCAATCTCTATGTCAAATGCGGCCGGATCGAGTCTGCTCGCTTCATGTTTGATTCCTCTTCTCGGTTGGATTTCGCTTCTTGCAACATTCTGCTTGGGGGTTACGTGAAGAGTGGTCGCCTTGAAGATGCAGTCCAATTGTTTGAGATAATGCCAGATCGAGATTGTGTCTCTTTCACCACGATGATAATGGGTTTTGCTCAGAATGATCTCTTCGTTGATGCTCTGGGTGCTTTTCAAGACATGCGAACTGCGGGTGTGGCCCCAAATGAGGTAACGCTGGCCAGCGTAATCTCGGCATACTCGCAGTTAGGTGGGCTTGGGCATGGTTTTATGATCCATGGCTTGGCCGTCAAACTTGGGCTTCAATCCTTTAACCTTGTTTCCACTAATTTAATTCACATGTACTCTGTTTGTTCAAATTTAGCTGATGCCAAGGTAATCTTCGATGACAATTCAGAGAGGAATATAGTGACATGGAACGTGATGTTAAATGGTTATTCAAAGGCTGGCCTTATTGATTCCGGCAGAGATTTGTTTGAAAGGATGCCTGTGAAAGATTTGGTTTCTTGGGGTACCATAATCGATGGGTATGTAAGAGTAGAGAAGCTAAGTGAAGCCATGTTGATGTATATCAATATGCTACGAGCTGGGTTTGGGCCGAACGAAGTCATGATTGTGGATTTGGTTTCAGCTTGCGGGCGGTCAGCAGCATTTGATGATGGTCAGCAATTTCATGCCACGATGGTGAAGACTGGCTTGGATTGCCATGAGTTTGTGCAGGCAACAGTTATCCATTTTTATGCAGCTTGTCACAAGATTAATCTAGCCTGTATGCAGTTTGAATCGGGGAGTAAGGGTCATATCTCATCTTGGAATGCTTTAATTGCGGGATTTGTGAGAAATGGCATGGTTGATTCAGCGAGGAATTTATTTAATGTGATTCCTCACAGGGACGTCGTTTCATGGAGCTCCATGATTGCAGGTTATGCACAAATTGGGCAGTCTGATCTGACATTGCAACTCTTCCATGAAATGCTTGCTAGTGGTATCCAGCCGAATGAAATTACAATGGTGAGCATCCTCTCAGCCATTGCCACTTCAGGAACATTGAAGCAAGGAAGATGGGTGCATGACTATATACACCAGAATTCTATCCCTCTCAATGACAACTTGAGTGCCGGGCTTATTGATATGTATGCAAAGTGTGGAAGCATTGATGGAGGCCTGCAGGTATTCCATCAAATCCATGAGAAGGCTTCGTCAGTCTCACCATGGAATGCTATAATATGTGGGTTGGCCATGCATGGACACGCTGACATGGCCCTTAGAGTATTCTCAGATCTGCAAAGGACTCCCATAAAACCTAATTCCATCACATTCATAGGAGTCTTGAGCGCATGTTGTCATGCAGGATTGGTGGATGTTGCGGAAAGGTATTTTGATTGTATGAAGATGGTATATAATGTAGATCCAAATATTAAGCATTATGGGTGTATGATCGATCTCTTGGGCAGAGCTGGGCGTTTAGAAGAGGCTGAGCAACTGATAGGAACCATGCCCATGAAGGCAGATGTTGTGATATGGGGAACACTGTTGGCAGCATGTAGAACTCATGGTAACATAGAAATAGGAGAAAAGGCTGCAGAGATCTTGTCAAGATTGGAACCAACTCATGGAGCCGGTAAAGTCCTACTATCTAATTTATATGCTAATGCAGGCAAGTGGCATGATGCATTCCTTGTGCGGAGAGCAATTCAAAGCCAGGGACTGAGGAAGTTGCCTGGATGTAGTAGTGTTGTTGGATAAGCTACTAGCACATTAGTGTTGCTGTTGGCTTTGTTTTGGCTTGTATACTCTTCAGTAAAGTTTTTTTCCTTGAACAGgatccataattttttttcatagaagAGGCAGTTGGAGGATAAGCTCTAATGTGTATAGATCATTGTCAAGAGACACAGAATGAAAATAACATGAACGATTCCCTATCATTacatatttataatttaatcAAATTGGATTTCTTTGTTGTAGTACTGACTTGATAGGTGTTAGTGCACAAAGTATTTCTGTCATGGGCTTGAGCCTGGTGAAGGGCGCTGGGGCAATGTCCTCTTCCTTACTGTTGAGGATCAGACAGGTCTAAACACCTAACCTGATGTGCAGGTGCCTATGCATCACACCACCAGAAGCTTTATTTTTTGAcaagtgaaaatgaaaaaagaagaaaagaaagagagaaatttgatCCTCTTTGAAAGCAAAGTAGGAGAACTGAGTGACACCATAGGGATCCACACatatgatcagatactcacactTCTTGGAAGACAAAGTATTAGTCATGGAGAGTGGTTGACTTAGGTGTTGGGTATGCTTCTTTGTTTAAAATTTATACTCACTCCTTCCCACGAAGACTATCAAGTTTGATAAATCTCACTTTCCTAATTAGTACTCCCTCAGTCATGGTTTCTTGAAGCTTTCTGTCTGGAACTACAACAATGTTCTCACAGGAAGAATCCCCTTTGTTTTGAATTTATACTGTACTCACCTTTAAAATGCATAGCAAGAAGAGATGAGTACAAACAACTCAGTTAGGAAAGAATTAGCATAAGAAAGTAGGTGGTTTCTCTCTTATCTGTAACTTTTCCAAGGGAAATTTCAGCCATATGACGAGGCCACAGTGCATTCCATGGATGGCAGTGGTATGATTAACCAAAATCCAACCATTTCTCTGGAAATGAATAAATTTCATTAAACTTgtattaaggctatgtttggttttgAATTCTGATTCTCAATTGAGTTCAGAATTGAAATCATATTTTGAAGGCTATACATTTGCCGAATTCTAGAATTGGACCCAATTTATTCCCCTGCACATGTATTTAGAGAAGACATGATTGTGTATGAGGGCTCCCCAACCTTGGGTAGTCAGAGACTCAGAGCAGTTCAGTATACTAGGTCATGTTTCTGGATTTAAATGTTCACCAAGTTGAGCTAAAACCTGCAAAACCCATTTATGATTGAAAGTTAGTCCTACTAACTGAATACAATGGATCAGCTATCGTGTCAACCCTAAAATACATCACATACTGTTATCTCCATTTCagaatacatttttctttttcatctcaTATTGGTTTCGGAGCAATGGAGAAGAAACCTACAAAGACAAAAAAGCAACTTTCCTAAGATAAAAACATCAGCTCCCTCAACTATTCACACGATTGTTGGACAACGTTAACTGTACAATCATCACCACTGTAAGATGTTAGTTGGAAGAAGATTTATAGCTCATGATTATCAGTTCAGCAGCAGCACCCATTGCCCCACCTCCCCCTCTTCCAAGCAGAGCCAGGGCAAGTTCTTCTTCATTCCATTGCCTCAATCCCTTACTCAGTCTCTTCAAGATACCCATCTCCACCTCCAACACCCACGTTGGAGTGCATGCCACCATCAGGCTCACAAGCCCTGAAACATAGGCCTGCCAAGTGGCCAAATCACAACCAAGTGAGATCTTTCCATCAATCACACTTGCCAGGAACTCCAAGTGAGCCCCGAGGATCCTTGGCCGCCGCTTTGAGGCAGATGATTTTGAGTCAACACCCCAAGCAAATGTTCCACAAAGTATTGCAAAGTATGCCAGTGCATACCCTCTCAGCATTGCCACCATCCCCCTACAGCCTCCTTCCTGCTCTGTCCCATGTGTAGATATAAACCAAGATGGAAGAGTTTCTTTGATCAGGGATTGAACCAGACTCAAGCCACCAGATAACCACACCAATGAAGCCCCCAGTGAAGCTGCAACCTTAACCCGAGTCATTGCCGTTGCGACTGAAACCTGGTCATATCTCATTCCATACTTggtcttcttcaatttctccattttctctttcaatAGCCCGTCACCTGCTATTTCTCTCACAGACTGCATCAAAAGACATAGTATCTCTTCTGTCATGAACATAATATCTCTGATAGACCGATACACTCTTAAGTAGAGGATCCCAGGGGCAACAGGGGAGAAACCTCCATGGAAATGGCCAAAACCATGACCGAGAAGTGCCCCAACACCAGAACAGTTGGAGATTGGTGAAGCATTCAGGCCAAGTGTAGCTGTGAAGCAGCTCTTCAGGAGCTGAACCACTGCATCACTATTGTGGTGGAAGACAGTCCGAGATGCAGAGAAGACGAGGAAGTCACTCCAACGCTTGACTTTCTGGGCCCACAAAGAGGCTACaattggcatgcaaggccatggGCAACCTGCTGCAAGGGTCTCCAAGGCTGGGCCAGCCAGGTTGAGGAAGCGTTCTGAGGCTCTATCAAGTTTAAAGGTTATTGTGAAGCTCACGTAGGCAGCCAGGGGCAGTGGAAGTGTAGCTGGAGCGCTTCCTCCTGCCAGAAAAAAAGCATAAGAATGAACAAAGAGTGAAGCCAAGAAATATGCTACAAAAGGACAGCACATTCTTATTCCTATGACCAGTTTCACGAAAACATCTTTAGCATTTTGAGTAGTATCCAAATAATATTTTGGTAATCTCAGTTATTTCTGGCATGTAATTCAGCTGTTCCAGGGCATGCTGTTTTCCTATTTCTCAAGTACAGTGGCATGTTCTATGAATGCTATTGAGGCAGGAtgaataactttttttttttttttgggtgtcaaTGTTCCTCGAACCAAACTTCAGAAATTGGTAGATGGTAACAAGAAAATACCTGCAACAAGGCTTGGAACATCGACACCAGTGGCAGCCAGAATTCTTTTGATCTGTTCCTCAACATTCGACAGATTGGCAGCAGGGCTTGGCCAATCTGTTCCATTCATAAAAGCAGGCTGCCAAACACCACGTGTTACTTCAGCTGAGAAGTAGCTCACGATTGTTGCCAGAGATGCAGGAAGAGAATCAGCTAGATCCTTCAACCCTGAGATTTAAGTTGCAGAAATCTTAAGTAGTCCAGCCATAACTCAGAATGGGTCAGTAACAATAAAGCatataatgaagaagaaaaatgataatacCAGTTCCCCCTCAGCACCAGTTAAGCATGTTTTAATTCCTGTTTAAGTAGGGTTCAATGTGTTTCATCCTATACACCGGCACTAATGACAGTGTATCATGGCCCATGGCATACCAGCACAGAAACAGGGGAAACCCAACATCTATTGCTATTGAAAAGGCCAACCCTTCACCACTTTGGTCGTTCTccccaagaagaagaacaaagaggagaaagaaaaggaaagaaaacattGAACATTGGAATAATCTGATTTGTCGCAATTCTTTGTCTTTGATGATTCCTCAGTTGAGTGAACCacaagaaatgaaaatgaagatcaGTTCATAAGCTGCATAAAAGATAGAATTGCGTACAAAAAGCAATGCAACTTAAATCAAGATCTGACCTGTAGCCAGTTCACGCGGAGACAGTCTTCCATGGGAACAGGCTGTAAGAGCAGCATCAAGCACAAATGGAACAGCTTCCAGGATATCCCATGCAGGTAACTTGAGCCTTAGAGAGGCATCTTCACTTCCTGGACCAGAAGAGCCACTACTTCCAGAAGCTACAGGAGCTAAAGACTGGCTTTCTCCTTTATTCATCTTTCTGAACATCATGTTCAGAAGTACATCAACAATTTGATGGACCGGGGTTCCATGGACAAGACCAGAGAGCGTTGAAGCTAAACAAGCTTGATGTTGACGGTACCATAGTTCTAATTTTGGGAATGATTCCACAAAGATGGGTTGTGCAGACGATGGACTAGTAACTGTTGCCAGCCTCCTGCTTCTATTTTGATCCTTGGGTGTGCTTGCAAAAGATACCAATTGGGAGTTCCGCACCAATAACAAATATTCAGGAGTTAGTTGGGACCCAACTGGGGGCACATCTCCCACGACATGTTCAAGAGGTGGATGATTAAACCTCCACAGCCTCAAAAGAAGAATAAATGCATTTGAGAACACTGCATGGGAAGATATTTCTTCCCCTGTTGTGAGAGTCCATGAGACATTGGATACACATGATCCAAAAACTTCACAGATTGGCATCAATGCACCAGCAAGTTGTGGAACCTGATGTGATaggtaaaagaaaagagaaattgacAAACATTAGTCTATTGCTGTTGTGAAGGTTCATTATGTTTAATTGTTTATGTGGTGTTTTTTCCTGTGTCTTTTGCCTTCCCTCATCCTTTTGTTTCAGTAATATTGCCAGGTTACTGTGTCCTGTAAATATGGCCCATCAACACAATTAACATTGGAAGGGCATCTCTAGTGGGGGTAAATCCCAAAATCACACCTTAAGGCACGGGCACATTGGCAGCACATGAACATTCATTGACTGTGTAATTCCTCAAAGACTGCAAATTCTTTTTATGTTTCCCGCTAAATTCGAGCAATATACTAAATTTGTAAGGCAATGTCCTATGTAAAACATAAGTTCCTTTCTATATTCCTGGGGTCCCAGTCGAATGGAAGGTCTCTACCACCCTCTTGAGCTCCCTCTCTACATGCATATATAACCATGCATTCATCACCACAATCAGATTAGAGAATACTTTCAACAATGATTAATGGTTCCTAGACATGAGTTCAACAAATGGGATAACACCAACACatgacttctttttttcttttttcttttttttatataaatttcaACCTGCTGTAGTCAAGTTGATGAGTTTGATTTATACTATCACGAGTTCCGAGAGAGGCATTGGGGTTGGCAAAGTTGAACCTACCAAGCCATGCAACGAGAAAATCTGAACACAATCAACTGATGCAATTCCAATAAGAAGAACATTCAACATTGGAGCATAACGCATTAAATGGCTTTCACTCCCACAAAAATCTGCAGGAACAGGGGGTGACAGCAATCTTATAACGAACTGAACAGTGTGTTCctgtaaaagaaaacaaagtctACTTGTAAAAGTCATACAAGAGTCAAAAAACAACACCATCCCTCCCAAAAGAattgtcttttgtttttattttttatttttttattctgtcAAGTCAAACAAGAAGCTAACTACTGAGGTAGAGTAAAACATAACCAAGCTACATGTCAAGTCcaaaaaccatttattaaacaaaGAATGACATGTGTCAATACCTGTATACTCCAACCACGAATTAGAGATGCACCACAAAGAATGGTGGCAGCAGATATCTtctcatcatctgaaccatttATTGCAATCTCGAATATCTTCTCGAGCTCTGGTAAGCTTCCATCAAATCCATTAGCTTAAATTCAGTGGCTTTACCCCAGGGTAAATTTACAAAAAGAAACATCTGGAAAGAAACAGGCTCCTATTGAACACCAGGACACCCATCTAATCTCACAGGGAGGATATAAAGCAAAACTGTGAACTCCACAGATGTATTTGTTGTCAGACACATTGTGGTATACATGCGGCCAAAAAATGACCCACTTAACTGACCGAAACATTCTGTTAATGGATTTCAGTCCTTCAGACGATTCaccattgattttatttttcagagCTCAGATTATACAGAAGGATTGAAGGATCAGTAATGAGATAGCCAAAGAAAGTCAAGTTATAGACTAGTCAGTATCCATGGGATTGGATTTTGCCCCACTCTGAATGTGAGCCACACATAAAAAACAATTTTGTAGTCTTAATGATAATCTGGAAGGCAACAGGAAGAAGGAACTATGAACAAAATAAATTAGATCATAATCATATTTGATAGTTGATCCTCATTGCAGCTGGAAATGAGATTATAAATTCGCAAAGTGCAGTGGCAGATATGTGCTTGTGAAGGTAGTTTCCAAGTGGAAAAGAAGCTTCTGAAGGTTTCCACAAATAAGATAGGACTAAATGTTGTAATATTTATGAGGACAATTGACAGCATACCTTGAAGCAGGAGCTGTGACCAAAGCATTTATCATTGATGGAGTCAGTGGGGCTCCTTTCATCAAAGATGACCAACCAGGCACTTGGCCAGGCATACCATGAGGGATTCGGTTGACACGTCCATTCACGTAGTTTGGCCAGAAATATGCTGATGAGTCCAGTAGGTTTCTGGCAATGCAGGCCTCAACTATTAAATGCCGCAAATTTCCAGCTGCACGCAAACATATAAGGCGTATCAGCTAATAGCAACACAAACACCAAGACACGGCAGAATATTAGAATATAGAGACAGATGAGAAACTATaaccgagaaaaaaaaaaaagcatacagGGAGAAAAACCTATGAAAAAACTTTGGAATAACAGATCTTGATAGGGAAGCCTATGCCAAGGGAGAAGATCCCCAGTATGAACTACCAATAGCATACCATGATGCATGGCACACACACCATCTACTGTTCAATGtatccccaccccccaaaataaaataaaaaagtggaCAGTTGTCATCATCCAATCAAGTTTACTTTAGCATAAGAGACTACTCTATATGAGACACAATGAATGGTGTCCCACTCCATGTACGTAAGCCACAACTATTGCAAACACTTGGTAGCCAGCATATTTTCATACAAAATATCattattttatcatttctcTAATGCTGAAAGAGAAGCATGTTACTCACAGAAGTTCATCGGCATGTCATTCATATTAATGCACTCAAAGTATCCACTCCCAACTGTGAGGCCTGAAACAAACATCATGGCTTTTGCAGCAGCCTGATTTGCTACAGAAATAACAGATTGAGGTGGGGTCAATAAGGCATCATAATCACCAAGTATCTGTAAGCTGGAGATCAAATCCTTCCGACGCTTCCCTCCAACTTCTTTAGTGGTACTATGTTCTGCTTCATCAATTAATGCAAGTTCCTCTTCCTCAATAAGATCGACAACCACAAGAGTTGTGATACACAGTAAAATGCATAAGCGGGTATCCGTTCGAGGGACAGGACCCTCAATGGGGTCCCTTTCCTAATCAGACAATTAAAAATCAATGAAAGCAAATCAGTCTATAGCTTGGAATGTAATAGAGGATAGGAGCAGAAGAACAATGCTTCTGACCATCAAATGAAGCATTTATTAGGTGATTCATTTACAGATAACAAAAACAGGCTGTTGCTGATTAGTTTATATCTTTCTAATAGTATTAACTTCGGGGAAAAATTGGATGGTTAAGGTCCCTAGCTCTCATTTTGCCTATACCATTCAGAAAAACCAACGAAGTCAACCCTGCACCAGGTTTTCTATAATTCTGGCCAGAAGGTACCAAAGGCAATAGAGTATCAGGTTGTTTCCAAGCAAACAATATGAATGAAAACCTAAGTTAAAAAGGCTGGCAGTTTGTGGGGTAATAAATCCTGCTTGTAAGATAGTCTTACCCTTTGAACAAGCCGAAGAGCTGCAATCCAAAGACCTAAGAAGGCATCATGCCAAGAGGTACCATTAACTGCTTGAAGAGATTTTACCAAACCTGTATGAACTAAAACCATTAATCCATCATCCATGGAGGCTAgcagaaaaaaatggaatataACAGAACAGCAAGAAGATAACATTCAAAGTACTGAAAGACAAGAAATACATAATACCGGTAAGGGTATCGATGGCACTTGTTGCGGTGACTTGGTAGCCATCCATTGCATCTTCCAGAATCAGATCAATAGGAAGCCAAAGTGCAGACCTAGTAGCCCCATAGCACTGACCAGCACAAGAAGTCAGAGATCCAGAAGCCAAAACTGCGTGGAATTCTTGCTGTGAACTGGTTTTGCATTTCCAGGTCAAGAGTTTACGTTGATTTGATATAAACTGCAGCAGGACCTCTGGAGATAATAATTTTGAATGCCTCAGAGCTGATGAGTTTTCTGCAAGTAGTCGTAACCTCTGAATGAAATCTTCCCAATGTGATGGCCTAATAAGGTGGAAAGGGTGTAATGAATCAAACACCAATCACTCAATTAACCCCTAGAAGCACTGATCAAACCCATGCTGAGATTAGTTATTGCATTCCCAAATCGAAGGTGGATATGATCTAGATgtgcaaaaataataatagattgACCACAAACAGCAGTAAGAACATATGAAGGATATGAAGCTCTTACATGTTTTGGCATGCCAAGTAAAGAAGCTTGGAAGTTACTTTATGTTGCAGAAATTGTCCAATTAGCTCAATAGCAATATCCATATTTGTCTTGTGAAGTCTCTCATTATGTTCAATTCTCTGCCCATCAAAGCTATCATGACCATCTATTTCCATATCTTGTGGCCTAGTAGCCCATCTGGGCTGTTTTTCTGGTGTCAGATCCATGAGCCCTTCATCATCTAATGTTGCGTCAAGCAATTGCCATACAATTGAAAAGACAAACTCAACTGCAAGGACTCCTGGTTCACATGCTTGAAGAACAAAAATCTGGGAAAGACGAAGAACATCATCCACAGATGTCATGATCCTACATTAACAAAGATAGGTAAGAAATAGCTATTGTTTTCCAGTAATAATAGCACTGATTTGAAAGATGTATTCATAAATTGTGGTAAACATATAGAGTTAGCAAAGGATATGAGAATAAGTTGGTCATAAATGCAATTAACTGTGCACTGCACAGTTCACCAGAAATTAGGTGTGACAACAGAGCATATATTACTGATTCTGATAAgattatttttatgtttatttcatTCTGAACAATAGGAGCAAGCATACTAAATTATCAGGAGCTAGTTATATGCATCTCTCAGAATCAAGCTCTTTGAAATTCTCTAGCCTCCATGAATTACGCACTAACCTTGGGATCTGTACATTCCGTAGGTACATTTCATATGGACACCTCTTTCCAAATTTCCAGTTTATATGTTCAATAACTCAGCCAATTTCAAATGTCAATTTCAAATGTGTTTCTTCCctcatcatcattttttttaataaattataataGTCATTGTTTCTTCCCTCGTCATAGTCATTGATTCCACCATCACCAGCAGCAGCATATTGTCATCAAAGCTTTTCTCCGAACCACCCAGAGTTTCCAAGAGGAATCCTCCTTTACCTTTCTATTCTATATAGGGTCATAAAGCTACACTATGACTTGTCAAGCCATGTAAAGCTACAACTACCCTCTTAAGAGGAGACATGACAATATGGCATCATCTCACCAGGCAGCAACACAAAACCGTTAAACAATAAAATTGAAAAGATTGTCTAGTTTTTTAGTTAGACTTGTCCCTTTTCGATCCAATTGCTCAtccttctcctctttcctcTGAAACAAATCTGATAGCAAGCGGCATAAGCTCACAATGTGCTACTTGCATCCACAATGAGAGTAAAAGCTGTTGTTGCCAGCGCAATATTTGCCTATATCTTACTTTATATGTTATGGGACAAATCTGTCGGTTGAATTAGAATGAACATATTCTTTTCCATCTATTTGCCAGATCTCCATTCTGATTAGGAATCTGTGGTTGTTTAATCAGACCTTGATTCTGTTCAGCGATCTGAATTATTCCAGAGTAATTCTTCTGGGAAGTAGTTACTTGATTCTTAAAAACTGATACCTATGGTAGATCAATATTTCTGTAAGTGAACccacaaaaagaaagaagagatcaacaACTCTTACCttctcaaaatggaagatattTATGTTTGGGAAAGTAAaataagtagaagaagaagaagaggaaaagctcacttttgaaaattttgtccgttaatttgagatgaaaatgaaaaagcaTATCTCTTAAGGAGTTCCATAAAGAGCCTGTATGCTGCTGGCCGTAACTGTCGAGTAGGGATGACCCTGCAAAAGATTAGAACTTTAATGTCGACTCCTATTGATCTTAACCCACAAGAGATAAACAAAACCCAAacacaagaacaagaagaatgaGTCTCAGACCTGCGAGAAAGCAGAGCAAGAACAAGCAACGGCGGTACGATGTTCCCAGCCAAGGCCTTCTCGAGAAATTTCCATGTGATTGGAACATTGTTCTCCCAACAAATGTGAGAAATCAGTAGATGGGCAACCTCCGTCGAAGGCAGAGAAACACCTGCAGAATTAAGACTCGAAGATAATTGGATTGCCCAAAGAAGAGGATCACCACCCTTCTCCTGCACAACCTTCGTAAGCTCCACAACACTGTCCCAAAGAATCGTTTGCGTCTGTGTTACAACAGAAACCGCCATTTCTAAATCAAATAGATCTGAGACTAGAGATTCTCATGGATTTGGAATTGAAATCGAAGCCATTAGAGGAAGAAAACAAGAACAGTGAAGagcattttcattttaaaatggCGCGTGAAGACTACTACTCCATTTTTTAAAGCTGCGCCACTACCACACTACCCTTTCTCTCCATGGCTAAAAAAAAGTCAGCTTTGTAAAAATTTACAGAGATGGCTAAGAGCCTAAGAGAGTGTTCTGAAGGGACAACTTAACTGTAAATCAGCCGTTTTCTGACCTTCTTA
This Macadamia integrifolia cultivar HAES 741 chromosome 10, SCU_Mint_v3, whole genome shotgun sequence DNA region includes the following protein-coding sequences:
- the LOC122090809 gene encoding pentatricopeptide repeat-containing protein At5g19020, mitochondrial — protein: MGLGELIFLLLRLVKGYLMINALRATASFIHGGVTSPYIRRSNGKGVSTASRNDSPEDNLRSFFVSQRDRRQPTTGTSFEYALVSALKSCSTLFGIFQGEQLHSLALKSGLDSNIFIYNSFINLYVKCGRIESARFMFDSSSRLDFASCNILLGGYVKSGRLEDAVQLFEIMPDRDCVSFTTMIMGFAQNDLFVDALGAFQDMRTAGVAPNEVTLASVISAYSQLGGLGHGFMIHGLAVKLGLQSFNLVSTNLIHMYSVCSNLADAKVIFDDNSERNIVTWNVMLNGYSKAGLIDSGRDLFERMPVKDLVSWGTIIDGYVRVEKLSEAMLMYINMLRAGFGPNEVMIVDLVSACGRSAAFDDGQQFHATMVKTGLDCHEFVQATVIHFYAACHKINLACMQFESGSKGHISSWNALIAGFVRNGMVDSARNLFNVIPHRDVVSWSSMIAGYAQIGQSDLTLQLFHEMLASGIQPNEITMVSILSAIATSGTLKQGRWVHDYIHQNSIPLNDNLSAGLIDMYAKCGSIDGGLQVFHQIHEKASSVSPWNAIICGLAMHGHADMALRVFSDLQRTPIKPNSITFIGVLSACCHAGLVDVAERYFDCMKMVYNVDPNIKHYGCMIDLLGRAGRLEEAEQLIGTMPMKADVVIWGTLLAACRTHGNIEIGEKAAEILSRLEPTHGAGKVLLSNLYANAGKWHDAFLVRRAIQSQGLRKLPGCSSVVG